Proteins encoded by one window of Flavobacterium sp. N502540:
- a CDS encoding lipid A biosynthesis acyltransferase, whose translation MSQWDGKSKGTVLGYRIFVFLIQKAGIKAAYVLLYFVASYYFLFLKKSNKAIFYYFKERLQYSWFKSKKMVFRSYYTFGQTIIDKISISAGMRNRFTYEFDGIEVLKKLLAEKKGGVLISAHVGNFEIAEHFLGDIDLNFQINLVTTDLEHSAIKNYLESVTQKPTVKFIIIKDDLSHIFEINAALANNELVCFTGDRYFEGTKSLSENLLGKEANFPAGPFLIASRLKVPVVFVYVMKEPNLHYHLYAREAASKHRDEKGLLKEYVQSVETILQKYPLQWFNYFDFWNKAH comes from the coding sequence ATGAGTCAATGGGATGGCAAATCAAAAGGAACAGTTTTAGGCTATAGAATATTCGTTTTTTTAATACAAAAAGCGGGTATTAAGGCTGCTTATGTCTTGCTTTATTTTGTTGCTTCATATTACTTTTTGTTTTTAAAAAAAAGCAACAAAGCCATTTTCTATTACTTTAAAGAAAGGCTTCAATATTCCTGGTTCAAATCTAAAAAAATGGTCTTCAGAAGTTACTATACTTTTGGACAGACGATCATTGATAAAATTTCCATTTCGGCAGGAATGCGAAACAGATTCACTTATGAATTTGACGGAATTGAGGTACTGAAAAAACTCCTGGCCGAGAAAAAAGGAGGTGTTTTAATTAGTGCTCATGTTGGAAATTTTGAAATTGCCGAACATTTTCTGGGTGATATCGATCTTAATTTTCAAATCAATCTGGTTACTACCGATTTGGAACATTCTGCTATAAAAAACTATCTGGAAAGTGTTACACAAAAACCTACCGTAAAATTTATCATCATTAAAGACGATTTGTCTCATATTTTTGAGATCAATGCTGCTTTGGCCAATAACGAATTGGTTTGTTTTACCGGCGATCGTTACTTTGAAGGCACCAAATCTCTTTCGGAAAACCTATTGGGTAAGGAAGCTAATTTCCCAGCGGGTCCGTTTTTAATTGCTTCACGATTAAAAGTTCCTGTTGTTTTTGTTTACGTAATGAAAGAACCTAACTTACATTATCATTTGTACGCCAGAGAAGCTGCCTCGAAACATCGTGATGAAAAAGGACTGCTGAAAGAATATGTACAAAGCGTTGAGACTATTCTGCAAAAATATCCGTTGCAATGGTTCAATTATTTCGATTTCTGGAACAAAGCTCATTAA
- a CDS encoding phosphopantetheine-binding protein produces the protein MNKEEIIARINGFLVDEFEVDNDDIEPDANLKETLGLDSLDYVDLVVSIESNFGVKLVEADFVGIATFQNFYDLIETKLKAKAV, from the coding sequence ATGAATAAAGAAGAGATTATAGCAAGAATTAATGGTTTTTTGGTTGATGAATTTGAAGTAGACAATGATGATATCGAACCGGATGCTAATTTAAAAGAGACACTTGGATTAGATAGTTTAGATTATGTAGACTTAGTAGTCTCGATCGAATCTAACTTTGGTGTAAAACTGGTAGAAGCTGATTTTGTTGGAATTGCTACTTTTCAGAATTTTTATGACCTTATTGAAACCAAACTAAAAGCTAAAGCTGTTTAA
- a CDS encoding beta-ketoacyl-[acyl-carrier-protein] synthase family protein, with amino-acid sequence MNKRVVITGMGIYSCIGTSLDEVKESLYQGKSGIQFDSERKEFGFQSALTGMVPKADLKNLLTRRQRMSIGEETEYAYMATIEALKNANIDDAFFEEREVGIMYGNDSVSKAVIEATDIVRDKKDTALIGSGAIFKSMNSTVTMNLSTIFKLRGINLTVSAACASGSHSIGLAYFLIKSGFQDVIICGGAQEINKYAMSSFDGLGVFSARENEPEKASRPFDKDRDGLIPSGGGATLILESYESAIARGATIIAEVAGYGFSSNGGHISTPNVEGPSIAMQRALDDAQLKATDVDYINAHATSTPVGDGNEAKAIFEVFGERNPYVSSTKSMTGHECWMAGASEVIYSILMMQHDFIAPNINLENPDEDAAKLNLVKTTLNKKFDIFLSNSFGFGGTNSALVVKKFKLNDE; translated from the coding sequence ATGAATAAAAGAGTTGTAATTACTGGAATGGGAATTTATTCTTGTATCGGAACTTCTTTAGATGAAGTAAAGGAATCTTTATACCAGGGAAAATCAGGTATTCAGTTTGATTCTGAAAGAAAAGAATTTGGTTTCCAATCGGCCCTGACGGGAATGGTTCCGAAGGCTGATTTAAAAAATTTATTGACCCGCAGACAGCGAATGAGCATTGGTGAAGAGACCGAGTATGCTTATATGGCTACGATCGAAGCATTGAAAAATGCGAATATAGATGATGCCTTTTTTGAAGAACGCGAAGTGGGAATCATGTACGGAAACGACAGTGTATCTAAAGCTGTTATTGAAGCTACTGATATTGTCAGAGATAAAAAAGACACCGCTTTAATAGGTTCAGGTGCTATTTTTAAATCGATGAATTCAACGGTAACCATGAATTTATCAACGATTTTTAAACTTCGCGGTATCAATCTTACTGTAAGTGCAGCCTGTGCCAGCGGATCACACTCTATAGGACTCGCTTATTTTTTAATCAAAAGCGGATTTCAGGACGTTATCATCTGTGGAGGCGCACAGGAAATCAATAAATATGCGATGAGCAGTTTTGATGGTTTGGGTGTTTTTTCGGCCAGAGAAAACGAACCGGAAAAAGCTTCCCGTCCGTTCGACAAAGACCGCGACGGATTAATTCCGAGTGGTGGCGGTGCAACGTTAATTCTGGAGAGCTACGAATCGGCTATTGCCAGAGGCGCAACCATCATTGCCGAAGTTGCAGGTTACGGATTCTCTTCAAACGGCGGGCACATCTCGACTCCTAATGTTGAGGGGCCGTCTATAGCCATGCAACGAGCGCTTGACGATGCACAGCTAAAAGCAACGGATGTTGATTATATAAATGCTCATGCAACCTCAACTCCTGTTGGAGACGGAAATGAAGCTAAAGCCATTTTTGAAGTTTTCGGAGAGAGAAATCCATATGTAAGTTCTACCAAATCGATGACAGGTCACGAATGCTGGATGGCAGGAGCAAGCGAAGTAATCTACTCTATCCTAATGATGCAGCACGATTTCATTGCTCCAAACATCAATTTAGAAAATCCTGACGAAGATGCTGCTAAATTAAATTTGGTCAAAACTACTTTAAACAAAAAATTTGACATATTTTTGTCCAATTCCTTCGGATTCGGAGGAACCAACTCTGCGTTGGTGGTTAAAAAGTTTAAATTGAACGATGAATAA
- the fabG gene encoding 3-oxoacyl-ACP reductase FabG → MKCVLVTGGSRGIGSAICKKLAVDANYHILINYHSNKTAAEVTLQEIQKLGATGEILGFDVSNFEDVQKTLTQWQEANPEAIVEAIVNNAGITKDGLFMWMSPEDWNGVVNTSLNGFFNVTQFFIQKMLRNKYGRIVNMVSVSGVKGTAGQTNYSAAKGAIVAATKALAQEVAKRNITVNAVAPGFIKTDMTSELDEKELLKLIPVNRFGEAEEVADLVSFLISKKSSYITGEIININGGIYS, encoded by the coding sequence ATGAAATGTGTATTAGTAACTGGCGGTTCACGAGGAATTGGAAGTGCTATTTGTAAAAAATTAGCCGTTGATGCAAATTATCATATCCTGATTAACTACCACTCGAATAAAACAGCTGCCGAAGTAACACTTCAGGAAATACAAAAACTAGGAGCAACGGGAGAAATCTTAGGTTTTGATGTTTCCAATTTTGAAGACGTACAAAAAACATTAACACAATGGCAGGAAGCTAATCCGGAAGCAATTGTAGAGGCAATTGTAAACAATGCCGGAATTACAAAAGACGGTCTTTTTATGTGGATGAGTCCCGAAGACTGGAACGGTGTAGTAAACACGAGTTTAAACGGATTTTTTAATGTTACACAGTTTTTTATTCAAAAAATGCTGCGCAATAAATACGGCCGAATTGTTAATATGGTTTCCGTTTCGGGTGTAAAAGGAACAGCCGGACAAACGAATTATTCAGCGGCAAAAGGCGCAATTGTTGCAGCCACCAAAGCACTGGCTCAGGAAGTTGCCAAACGAAATATTACTGTAAATGCTGTTGCACCCGGTTTTATTAAAACGGACATGACCAGTGAACTGGACGAAAAAGAATTATTAAAGCTAATTCCGGTTAATCGATTTGGAGAAGCGGAGGAAGTTGCAGATTTGGTAAGCTTTTTGATTTCAAAAAAATCAAGTTACATTACAGGAGAGATTATCAATATAAATGGAGGAATATATTCTTAA
- a CDS encoding WG repeat-containing protein, which produces MKKTLIILFAFTIQFVNSQELALVKKDSKIGYLSKDGNFKIEPQYKSARSFSEGLAAVENNGKWGFIDAKGAWVIPADFKNVKDFNSGIAVVQKDKDWVYINTKGEVQNAPVSDKLFDFENGVAFIRQNGKVGLINSKMAVVLEPKYDQIKSFENGFARVENNKKWGIINTSGKEMIEPAYEEIGNYFKNTSWARKDKTFGIVSSGSFIPVDGAEKIWDFDTQDLTYAKKNGKIGFIDLKGNWVITPIYDKVKAFSKSLAPVCVGSKWGYINPKAEFVIEPTYSDAEVFSADGLAPVKEKNWGFINQTGKLVIPTQYNITANGFVIALFVKQDKGFIDGLARVKNEGKWGFLKPDGTVLGNQWFENAELFSQSKERISTAEIAAEKPKAETKTTEKSETKTTKKPVAKKKK; this is translated from the coding sequence ATGAAAAAGACACTTATTATTTTATTTGCATTCACTATTCAATTTGTTAATAGTCAGGAATTGGCGTTAGTTAAAAAAGATTCAAAAATTGGATATCTTTCCAAAGACGGAAATTTTAAAATTGAGCCTCAGTACAAATCCGCAAGAAGCTTTTCTGAAGGATTGGCAGCTGTGGAAAATAATGGAAAATGGGGGTTTATAGATGCTAAAGGAGCCTGGGTAATTCCGGCAGATTTTAAAAATGTTAAAGATTTCAACAGCGGAATTGCAGTTGTACAAAAAGACAAAGACTGGGTTTATATCAATACAAAAGGAGAAGTTCAGAACGCTCCTGTGTCAGACAAACTTTTTGATTTCGAAAATGGTGTAGCGTTCATTCGACAAAATGGCAAAGTAGGATTAATCAATTCGAAAATGGCCGTTGTTTTAGAACCAAAATACGATCAGATCAAATCTTTTGAAAACGGTTTTGCCAGAGTTGAAAACAATAAAAAATGGGGAATTATTAATACTTCCGGTAAAGAAATGATCGAGCCTGCGTATGAAGAAATAGGCAATTATTTCAAAAACACAAGCTGGGCAAGAAAAGATAAAACCTTTGGAATAGTTAGTTCAGGAAGTTTTATTCCTGTTGACGGAGCTGAAAAAATCTGGGATTTTGATACGCAGGATCTTACATACGCCAAGAAAAATGGCAAAATTGGATTCATTGACTTAAAAGGAAATTGGGTAATTACTCCAATTTATGACAAGGTGAAAGCGTTTTCAAAAAGTTTAGCTCCGGTTTGTGTAGGTTCAAAATGGGGGTATATCAATCCGAAAGCTGAATTTGTAATTGAACCGACCTACAGCGATGCCGAAGTTTTCAGTGCTGACGGACTGGCTCCTGTAAAAGAAAAAAACTGGGGTTTCATCAATCAAACCGGAAAATTAGTTATTCCAACCCAATACAATATTACAGCAAATGGTTTTGTTATTGCGCTGTTCGTAAAACAAGACAAAGGCTTTATCGATGGTCTGGCCCGAGTAAAAAATGAAGGAAAATGGGGATTCTTAAAACCAGACGGAACTGTATTAGGCAACCAATGGTTTGAAAATGCGGAACTATTTTCACAATCAAAAGAAAGAATCAGCACAGCAGAAATCGCTGCAGAGAAACCGAAAGCGGAAACCAAAACGACTGAAAAGTCAGAGACAAAAACTACCAAAAAACCGGTAGCCAAAAAGAAGAAATAA
- a CDS encoding HAL/PAL/TAL family ammonia-lyase, translating into MNTINEYLSLAEFESIIFGNNKVVISDIVLNRVNESFNFLKEFSGNKVIYGVNTGFGPMAQYRIKESDQIQLQYNLIRSHSSGTGKPLSPVCAKAAILARLNTLSLGNSGVHPSVIHLMAELINKDITPLIFEHGGVGASGDLVQLSHLALVLIGEGEVFYKGDRRPTSEVFEIEGLKPIQVEIREGLALINGTSVMTGIGVVNVHLAKKLLDWSLKCSCAINELVQAYDDHFSEELNQTKRHKGQQEVASRMRQNLSDSTLIRKREDHLYSGENTEEIFKEKVQEYYSLRCVPQILGPVLETINNVASILEDEFNSANDNPIIDVKNKHVYHGGNFHGDYISLEMDKLKIVITKLTMLAERQLNYLLNSKINEILPPFVNLGTLGFNFGMQGVQFTATSTTAESQMLSNPMYVHSIPNNNDNQDIVSMGTNAAVITSKVIENSFEVLGIEMITIVQAIDYLGQKDKISSVTKKWYDDIRNIIPEFKEDQVMYPFVQKVKDYLIHS; encoded by the coding sequence ATGAACACAATTAATGAATATTTAAGTTTAGCAGAATTCGAGTCTATTATTTTTGGAAATAATAAAGTTGTCATCAGCGATATTGTTTTAAACAGAGTGAATGAAAGCTTCAATTTCCTAAAAGAATTTTCAGGAAACAAAGTAATATATGGTGTCAACACTGGTTTCGGACCAATGGCCCAATATAGAATTAAAGAATCTGATCAAATACAATTACAATACAATTTAATCCGAAGCCACTCTTCAGGAACGGGAAAACCTTTAAGCCCTGTTTGTGCGAAAGCAGCAATTTTGGCTCGTTTAAACACTTTATCATTAGGTAATTCAGGGGTTCATCCTTCTGTAATTCACTTGATGGCAGAACTGATCAACAAAGACATTACTCCTCTTATTTTTGAGCATGGCGGTGTAGGTGCCAGCGGAGATTTAGTACAATTATCACACTTAGCTTTGGTTTTAATTGGCGAAGGCGAAGTTTTTTATAAAGGAGACCGAAGACCAACTTCTGAAGTTTTTGAAATTGAAGGTTTAAAACCTATTCAGGTAGAAATCAGAGAAGGTCTGGCTTTAATCAACGGAACTTCGGTAATGACCGGAATTGGAGTTGTAAATGTACATCTTGCCAAAAAATTATTAGACTGGTCTTTAAAATGTTCCTGCGCAATCAACGAATTGGTTCAGGCATACGACGATCATTTCTCTGAAGAATTAAACCAAACCAAACGTCATAAAGGACAACAGGAAGTAGCCTCAAGAATGAGACAAAATCTTTCAGACAGTACCTTGATCCGTAAAAGAGAAGATCACTTATATTCCGGAGAAAACACCGAAGAAATCTTCAAAGAAAAAGTTCAGGAATACTATTCTTTACGTTGTGTTCCTCAAATTTTAGGACCGGTTTTAGAAACTATAAACAATGTCGCTTCAATTCTTGAAGACGAATTTAACTCGGCAAACGACAATCCTATTATAGATGTAAAAAACAAACACGTTTATCACGGAGGAAATTTCCACGGCGATTATATTTCGCTTGAAATGGATAAACTAAAAATTGTTATTACCAAATTAACGATGTTGGCAGAACGTCAGCTGAATTATTTACTGAATTCAAAAATCAATGAAATCCTTCCTCCGTTTGTTAACTTAGGAACTTTAGGATTCAATTTCGGAATGCAGGGGGTTCAGTTTACCGCTACCTCAACCACTGCCGAAAGCCAGATGTTGTCTAACCCGATGTACGTTCACAGCATCCCGAACAACAACGACAATCAGGACATTGTAAGTATGGGAACCAATGCTGCCGTTATTACTTCAAAAGTAATCGAAAACTCATTTGAAGTTTTAGGTATCGAAATGATCACCATCGTTCAGGCTATTGATTATTTAGGGCAAAAAGATAAAATTTCATCCGTTACCAAAAAATGGTACGACGATATTCGAAACATTATTCCTGAATTTAAAGAAGACCAGGTGATGTATCCTTTTGTTCAGAAAGTAAAAGATTACCTGATTCACAGTTAA
- a CDS encoding NAD(P)/FAD-dependent oxidoreductase, translating into MIKEFVDVLVIGAGPSGCVSASYLHKNNIKIKVVEKTKFPRLVVGESLIPRVMDHFAEAELFESLDAMNFEKKLGARFIRGEEICVFDFSKKFGEGWDWTWQVPRADFDNTMAQEVIRKGIDLEFETEVLEVSFEGKNSKTIVKDKDGNLKEIHAKFIIDSSGYGRVLPRLLDLDTPSKLDPHSSIFTHVKDINREEGEEGTQISFDILETEVWLWVIPFSNGNTSLGVVGPTDFINSLSENKDNAEALRNAIQKSDYYIKRFKGTEFLFEPVKLENYSRAVKRMYGDGFALTGNSSEFLDPVFSSGVAFATESGMLAAKLYLKESQGIEVDWETEFTGYMKRGIAVFTTYVQEWYTGNLQTLFFHQPENPDVKEKICSVLAGYVWNEENPFVKKHDHVIKNMAYLLNMQKEQSPE; encoded by the coding sequence ATGATAAAGGAGTTTGTTGATGTTTTAGTCATTGGCGCAGGACCATCAGGATGTGTCTCGGCATCGTATCTTCACAAAAACAATATTAAGATAAAAGTAGTTGAAAAAACAAAATTTCCAAGACTTGTAGTAGGCGAAAGTCTTATCCCTCGAGTAATGGATCATTTTGCTGAGGCTGAGCTTTTTGAGAGTTTGGATGCGATGAATTTTGAGAAAAAACTTGGTGCTCGTTTTATCAGAGGAGAAGAAATTTGTGTTTTTGATTTCAGCAAAAAATTTGGTGAAGGCTGGGACTGGACCTGGCAGGTACCGCGTGCTGATTTTGACAACACCATGGCGCAGGAAGTGATTAGAAAAGGAATTGATCTGGAATTTGAAACAGAGGTTCTGGAGGTTTCTTTTGAGGGTAAAAACTCTAAAACAATTGTAAAAGATAAGGATGGAAACCTAAAAGAAATACACGCTAAATTCATTATTGATTCCAGTGGATACGGACGTGTTTTACCAAGACTTTTAGACTTGGACACCCCATCAAAATTAGATCCGCATTCTTCGATTTTTACACATGTAAAAGATATTAACAGAGAAGAAGGTGAAGAGGGAACTCAAATTTCTTTTGATATTTTGGAAACCGAAGTTTGGTTATGGGTAATTCCTTTCTCAAACGGAAATACGAGTCTGGGGGTTGTAGGCCCAACCGATTTTATTAATTCGCTTTCAGAAAACAAAGACAATGCGGAGGCTTTACGAAATGCGATTCAGAAATCAGATTATTATATCAAAAGATTTAAAGGAACCGAATTTTTATTTGAGCCGGTAAAATTGGAGAATTATTCAAGAGCGGTAAAAAGAATGTACGGTGATGGTTTTGCTTTAACAGGAAACAGTTCTGAATTTTTAGATCCGGTATTTTCATCTGGAGTGGCCTTTGCAACCGAATCCGGAATGCTGGCGGCCAAATTGTACCTTAAAGAATCTCAGGGAATCGAAGTAGATTGGGAAACAGAATTCACCGGATATATGAAAAGGGGGATAGCTGTTTTTACTACGTATGTACAGGAATGGTACACTGGGAATCTTCAGACTTTGTTTTTTCATCAGCCGGAAAATCCAGATGTGAAAGAAAAGATCTGTTCGGTATTGGCAGGATATGTTTGGAACGAAGAAAATCCGTTTGTAAAAAAACACGATCACGTGATAAAGAATATGGCCTATTTACTAAATATGCAAAAAGAACAAAGCCCTGAATAA
- a CDS encoding T9SS type A sorting domain-containing protein: MIKNYKLLFFSFLVCFIPTLAKAQLGSSCGIPAWYAVTQYSSNSYVRYNNMVYKNNSWSQGAGSTPGSSSVWSAVGSCDEQLIINNPSLAYTACNTVSDWNSATPNYNVNNIIRYNNGVYKAKYWVAGTEIPDQSSAYTFLGVCIKPIAISPAYADGQIIIKSTLSAINLTASLNLYGFSATQNKVEIKKTTESSYATYNMSLSGNTISYNWTPTAYGDYNIRYTSVNSIGISTVVNTTIKIAITAPAVITITGPPNTTSYSQLNFSPIGITFTIQPSSGSSISSILFKDLTAGTNANVSTNPQNSYTFNWTPQNYGNNSLQIVVTDNNGTTATSGLQLTIVNPATQNISFASLPNQIKAISGIQKTFVFDKTITSLKRRNTTVFDYTITGNTLKIISKKAGRSGLQITTSDGTIYYLGLRIDNANGSALKYPDYVSVGSVSEDTTDDVNFYNNNIDDSNLLKNNRMDVRYIYINGGPIAGWNTWQPDRAIKFARNSLKMGLIPFFVFYNIPDGSESYDLDLAHVKDPSYMTAYFNNLNLFLNQVKAELGDEFFGVVLEPDFLGYMQQYNEPITTTTAVNATSIAQNVGTLKTLVERINFELNKKRTDENLNMEFGWQLNLWAKAGVAGPKGIIRETDTGTFTTQLNKIKQTAADIFQYTNSMGIMSNNADFISIDKYGLDAMGAGSTGNPADPFSYTWFWNNDHWMNYLNFVQKLYEASGKHVVLWQIPVGHINGSETVNERTAGPFQILNNTSQHYEDSATTFFFGDTVNFSNDATRYNYFSQNKHADPKLLVNPTTKKVTFGNHFAEVKSSGTKLVLMGAGVGASTDGIGNPGTTLTDDHFWIQKLQDYYINQTSGTSTSSTAAPNDDLTFNSSLIIYPNPVKEELSIDTKEKVEVVYVFDMNGENVITLKNKTKINLSELKNGWYIVAVKLENGKKISNKILKN, from the coding sequence ATGATAAAAAATTATAAACTTTTATTCTTCTCTTTTCTTGTCTGTTTTATTCCAACTCTGGCTAAAGCCCAATTAGGCAGCTCCTGTGGAATTCCAGCTTGGTATGCGGTCACACAATATTCCAGTAACTCTTATGTCCGTTACAATAATATGGTGTACAAAAACAATTCCTGGTCTCAGGGAGCCGGCAGTACTCCCGGATCTAGTAGTGTCTGGTCTGCAGTAGGAAGCTGTGACGAGCAATTAATTATTAATAATCCATCTCTGGCTTATACTGCCTGCAATACCGTTTCTGACTGGAACAGCGCAACACCCAACTACAATGTAAACAATATTATACGATACAACAACGGTGTCTATAAAGCCAAATACTGGGTCGCCGGAACAGAAATTCCTGATCAGTCTTCTGCTTACACTTTTCTTGGTGTGTGTATCAAGCCAATAGCTATTTCTCCTGCCTACGCCGATGGACAAATTATTATAAAAAGTACATTATCGGCTATCAATCTTACCGCATCACTCAATCTGTACGGTTTTTCGGCAACACAAAATAAGGTCGAAATAAAAAAGACAACAGAGTCTTCTTATGCAACTTACAATATGAGTTTATCCGGCAACACGATATCGTACAACTGGACCCCTACCGCTTATGGAGATTACAACATTCGATATACCTCTGTAAATTCGATTGGAATAAGCACTGTAGTCAACACAACTATTAAAATTGCGATTACTGCTCCTGCTGTGATAACGATTACCGGTCCGCCAAACACTACTTCCTATTCTCAACTTAATTTCTCTCCTATAGGCATTACTTTTACTATTCAGCCTTCGTCCGGAAGTTCAATTAGCAGCATACTGTTTAAAGATCTCACCGCCGGAACTAATGCTAATGTGAGTACCAATCCACAAAATTCTTATACCTTTAATTGGACTCCTCAGAATTATGGAAACAATTCACTGCAAATAGTAGTCACAGACAACAATGGGACCACAGCAACATCCGGTTTACAACTTACTATTGTGAATCCTGCCACACAAAATATATCCTTTGCTTCACTTCCAAATCAAATAAAAGCGATTAGTGGAATACAAAAAACATTCGTGTTTGATAAGACTATCACTTCCTTAAAAAGAAGGAACACTACCGTATTTGATTATACTATTACCGGAAATACTTTAAAAATTATCTCTAAAAAAGCGGGCAGATCCGGACTTCAGATAACCACTTCAGATGGTACCATATATTATCTTGGTTTAAGAATAGACAATGCCAATGGAAGCGCATTAAAATATCCTGATTATGTTTCTGTAGGATCTGTATCCGAAGACACTACCGACGATGTCAATTTTTACAACAACAATATCGACGACAGCAATCTGCTCAAAAACAACAGAATGGATGTACGATATATCTATATCAATGGAGGTCCAATAGCCGGATGGAATACCTGGCAGCCTGACAGAGCTATAAAATTTGCAAGGAATTCATTAAAAATGGGCCTTATTCCTTTCTTTGTTTTTTATAACATTCCCGACGGAAGCGAATCTTACGATCTGGATCTGGCACACGTAAAAGATCCTTCCTATATGACGGCTTATTTCAATAATCTCAACCTTTTTCTGAATCAGGTTAAAGCTGAACTGGGAGATGAGTTTTTTGGAGTGGTATTAGAACCTGATTTTCTGGGCTATATGCAGCAGTATAACGAACCTATAACGACTACAACGGCCGTAAATGCAACAAGTATTGCCCAAAATGTAGGTACATTAAAAACCCTCGTAGAAAGAATCAATTTTGAGCTCAACAAGAAAAGAACAGACGAAAACCTGAATATGGAATTTGGATGGCAGCTTAATCTTTGGGCAAAAGCTGGTGTAGCCGGTCCAAAAGGAATCATTAGAGAAACAGATACCGGGACCTTTACCACCCAGCTTAACAAAATTAAACAAACCGCTGCAGATATTTTTCAATACACCAATAGTATGGGAATTATGTCTAATAATGCAGACTTTATTTCTATAGACAAATATGGTCTTGATGCCATGGGCGCCGGAAGTACCGGAAATCCTGCAGATCCCTTCTCTTATACCTGGTTCTGGAATAATGACCACTGGATGAATTACCTGAATTTTGTTCAAAAACTTTACGAAGCCTCTGGCAAACATGTTGTCCTCTGGCAAATCCCGGTAGGACATATCAATGGTTCAGAAACCGTAAACGAACGAACAGCAGGTCCTTTCCAAATTTTAAATAATACCAGCCAGCACTACGAAGATTCTGCTACTACTTTTTTCTTTGGAGATACCGTAAATTTCTCAAATGACGCGACTCGTTATAACTATTTCAGTCAGAATAAACATGCCGACCCTAAACTTCTGGTTAATCCCACTACAAAAAAAGTAACTTTTGGAAATCACTTTGCAGAGGTAAAAAGTAGCGGAACCAAACTTGTCTTAATGGGAGCAGGCGTAGGAGCCAGTACGGATGGAATTGGAAACCCGGGAACTACGCTGACTGATGATCATTTTTGGATTCAAAAATTACAGGATTATTATATCAATCAAACTTCCGGCACTAGCACGTCCAGTACTGCTGCTCCAAATGATGATCTTACTTTTAATTCCTCTCTGATTATCTATCCTAATCCCGTTAAGGAGGAGCTAAGTATCGACACCAAAGAAAAAGTTGAAGTCGTATACGTTTTTGATATGAATGGTGAAAATGTTATCACCCTGAAAAATAAAACTAAAATCAATCTCTCCGAACTTAAAAACGGCTGGTATATAGTGGCTGTAAAACTTGAAAATGGTAAAAAGATTTCCAACAAAATATTAAAAAATTAA